The genomic interval GGCGGCGAGCTGCTGCAGGTCACCACGGCCGTGAAGTACCGCTCGGTCCGCGGCCGCATCGCCTTCGCGCCGCGGCGCATGATGCACGCGGCGGCCGTCAACGCGCTCGCCCGGCGTGCGCCCGCGACCGTGCGCCGCCGTGCGCTCGGACCCCGCACCACCGGCCCGCGCACCGTCACCGACCGTGCGCCCCGTCGGGCCCTCGGCCGCGGCAGGTTCCTCGGCCGATGACCCGCATCGCCGTGCTCGGCGCCGGCAGCTGGGGGAGCACCTTCTCGCTCGTCCTCGCCGACGCCGGTTGCGAGGTCGTCCTCTGGGCGCGGCGCGAGGAGACCGCCCGCGAGATCCGCGACCACGGGGCCAACCCCTCGTATCTCGGCGATGTCCGTCTGCCCGAGCGGGTCACCGCCACCTCCGAGATCGACGAGGCGCTCGACGGGGTCGACGGAGTGGTCCTCGCCCTGCCCGCCCAGAGCCTCCGCGAGAACCTCTCCGCCTGGCGCGCGGGAGGCAGCACGCTGCCCGCGGTCCCCGTGCTCTCGCTCGCCAAGGGCATCGAGCGCGGCACCGACCTGCGCATGAGCCAGGTGATCGCCGAGGCGGGAGAGGTCGACCCGCAGCGCGTCGCCGTGCTGTCCGGTCCGAACCTCGCCGTGGAGATCGCCCGGCGCCAGCCGTGCGCGAGCGTCATCGCCGCGCACGACGAGCAGCTCGCGCGCATGGTCGCGACCTGGTGCGCCGCCCCCTCCTTCCGCCCGTACACCTCGCAGGACGTCATCGGCGTCGAGGTCGCCGGAGCGGTCAAGAACGTCATCGCGATCGCCGTCGGCGCCGCCGCGGGGCTCGGCTACGGCGACAACGCCCGTGCGAGCCTCATCACCCGCGGTCTCGCCGAGATCACCCGCCTGGGCGTCGCCGTGGGCGGGCAGGCGAGCACCTTCGCGGGACTCG from Brachybacterium kimchii carries:
- a CDS encoding NAD(P)H-dependent glycerol-3-phosphate dehydrogenase; this translates as MTRIAVLGAGSWGSTFSLVLADAGCEVVLWARREETAREIRDHGANPSYLGDVRLPERVTATSEIDEALDGVDGVVLALPAQSLRENLSAWRAGGSTLPAVPVLSLAKGIERGTDLRMSQVIAEAGEVDPQRVAVLSGPNLAVEIARRQPCASVIAAHDEQLARMVATWCAAPSFRPYTSQDVIGVEVAGAVKNVIAIAVGAAAGLGYGDNARASLITRGLAEITRLGVAVGGQASTFAGLAGMGDLVATCASPLSRNHRMGHALGRGLDVEAAAAEVGQTAEGVATARAVDETARRLGIDMPITRGVVDVVDHGVPIEQVTTALLARSVRPE